From the Streptomyces pluripotens genome, one window contains:
- a CDS encoding helix-turn-helix domain-containing protein, giving the protein MLNRKELDPEHSPGAAFGQRLRMLREERGWTQDDLAERMGYSGTHISAVETGRRTPTPRFSHSADKAFGTGDLFERQGRAVRHTALLEGFPDYVAQEVRATEIRLFELGIVPGLLQTPEYAAAITTGAVRRGAITEQQAEERLSLLAARQASLERTPAPMVYAVLDESCIRRPVGGAKVIAAQLDRLAAFAELPSTVLQVAPYDLGERRAFDLPVTLLTLADRSHVAYAESALQGRLERETRLVQPMLTAYHQLQAEARSQTDSVAMISQLRKGAP; this is encoded by the coding sequence CTGTTGAATCGGAAAGAGTTGGACCCCGAGCACTCACCAGGCGCGGCGTTCGGTCAGCGTCTGCGCATGTTGCGGGAGGAGCGGGGCTGGACTCAAGACGACCTGGCAGAGCGGATGGGTTACTCCGGGACGCACATCTCCGCCGTGGAAACTGGCCGTCGGACTCCAACTCCCCGTTTTTCGCATAGTGCTGACAAGGCCTTCGGTACCGGCGATCTGTTCGAACGCCAAGGGCGCGCTGTACGGCACACAGCGCTGTTGGAGGGGTTCCCGGACTATGTTGCGCAGGAGGTCCGTGCGACCGAGATCCGCCTCTTTGAGCTGGGAATCGTTCCGGGGTTGCTCCAGACTCCCGAGTACGCGGCGGCCATCACCACGGGCGCTGTCCGGCGAGGAGCCATTACGGAGCAGCAGGCGGAGGAAAGGTTGTCTCTGCTTGCAGCGCGCCAGGCGTCCCTTGAACGCACGCCTGCCCCCATGGTCTACGCGGTTCTGGACGAGAGCTGCATACGGCGACCAGTAGGCGGTGCCAAGGTCATAGCGGCGCAACTGGACCGGCTCGCCGCGTTCGCCGAACTACCCTCCACTGTCCTTCAGGTGGCTCCGTACGACCTCGGTGAACGGCGGGCATTCGATCTGCCCGTCACGCTGTTGACTCTCGCTGACCGGAGCCATGTTGCGTACGCCGAGTCTGCGCTACAAGGACGACTGGAGCGCGAAACGCGCCTCGTTCAGCCCATGTTGACGGCC